A window of Aquitalea denitrificans contains these coding sequences:
- a CDS encoding DMT family transporter: protein MPLVKQKLLAIVAVVTTALVWGLMWYPFRVLSQQGISTAHTSLLVYLLAALLGGMLFFDVYRRQLRWHPVLPLLALLFGWCNFSYTWAVSEGMVMRVLLLFYLSPLWTAFFSRLLLHERLTRSGWLVVALSLAGCMIILYRPGLLDGAALLSQRYEWLALSGGISFALGNVLSKRARDLPVPVKSATIWVGVALMGLVALGARQQLGSLLDVSLAAALLLALLGMTLLATSIISQHGVSLLPASQTMTLMLLELVFAAISAYLLAGEAMSLQEWLGAALIGGASLLSGNMTQPMAVRRKT, encoded by the coding sequence ATGCCTCTTGTAAAACAAAAGCTTCTTGCCATTGTTGCCGTCGTTACCACAGCGCTGGTGTGGGGGCTGATGTGGTACCCGTTCCGCGTGCTCAGCCAGCAGGGTATCAGCACCGCGCATACCTCATTGCTGGTCTACCTGCTGGCAGCGTTACTGGGCGGCATGTTGTTCTTTGATGTCTACCGTCGCCAACTGCGCTGGCACCCGGTACTGCCGCTGCTGGCCCTGCTGTTTGGCTGGTGCAATTTCAGCTACACCTGGGCGGTGTCCGAGGGCATGGTGATGCGGGTATTGCTGCTGTTTTACCTGTCACCGCTGTGGACGGCCTTTTTTTCACGTTTGCTGCTGCATGAGCGGCTGACGCGCAGTGGCTGGCTGGTGGTGGCGCTGTCGCTGGCCGGTTGCATGATCATCCTGTATCGTCCCGGCCTGCTGGATGGCGCTGCGCTGCTCAGCCAGCGCTATGAATGGCTGGCGCTGTCCGGCGGTATCAGCTTTGCCCTGGGCAATGTATTGAGCAAACGGGCGCGGGATCTGCCGGTGCCGGTCAAGTCTGCCACCATCTGGGTGGGCGTGGCGCTGATGGGGCTGGTGGCATTGGGTGCGCGCCAGCAACTGGGCAGCTTGCTGGATGTTTCGTTGGCTGCCGCGCTGCTGCTGGCCTTGCTGGGTATGACCTTGCTGGCTACCAGCATCATTTCCCAGCATGGCGTCAGCCTGCTGCCGGCAAGCCAGACCATGACGCTGATGCTGTTGGAGCTGGTATTTGCCGCCATCTCGGCCTACCTGCTGGCCGGCGAAGCAATGAGCTTGCAGGAATGGCTGGGCGCAGCCTTGATTGGTGGCGCCAGCCTGCTGTCCGGCAATATGACGCAGCCAATGGCTGTCAGGAGGAAAACATGA
- a CDS encoding GNAT family N-acetyltransferase, whose amino-acid sequence MNIRPMLAEDFAAFWPTFQAIIQAQESYAYDPQLSEAQARALWHELPQETWLAEEHGVLLGSYFIKPNAAGPGGHVCNCGYMVAPAARGKGVAAALCAHSQQRGRALGFLAMQFNAVVASNAVAVALWKKLGFAEVGRVPGAYRHPSLGLVDCLIMHKWLQAPDVDKPLTASAPLIARKNIEAVVSRKRKKN is encoded by the coding sequence ATGAATATCCGGCCCATGCTGGCGGAAGACTTTGCCGCGTTCTGGCCAACATTTCAGGCCATCATCCAGGCGCAGGAAAGCTATGCCTATGACCCGCAACTGAGCGAGGCGCAAGCGCGGGCACTATGGCATGAGCTGCCACAGGAAACATGGCTGGCCGAAGAGCATGGCGTGCTGCTGGGCAGTTACTTCATCAAGCCGAATGCAGCCGGGCCGGGTGGCCATGTGTGCAATTGCGGCTATATGGTGGCCCCGGCTGCGCGTGGCAAGGGCGTGGCGGCTGCCCTGTGTGCGCATTCGCAGCAGCGCGGACGCGCACTGGGCTTTCTCGCCATGCAGTTCAATGCAGTGGTGGCCAGTAATGCCGTGGCGGTCGCCTTGTGGAAGAAGCTGGGTTTTGCCGAGGTAGGCCGGGTGCCGGGTGCTTACCGGCACCCTAGCCTGGGCTTGGTGGATTGCCTGATCATGCACAAATGGCTGCAAGCGCCGGATGTCGACAAACCGCTGACGGCATCGGCCCCGTTGATTGCGCGCAAGAACATTGAAGCCGTGGTGTCGCGCAAGCGCAAAAAGAACTGA
- a CDS encoding DUF2325 domain-containing protein: MDALLIGGDSLGQIPDVLALYDIRIARHITGRNTLHQRKLPLPKNTQMLILLTDFLGHNAMRHYRDTAAAHGIPVLACRRSATAVAERLRHDGWQPA; encoded by the coding sequence ATGGATGCCTTGCTGATTGGCGGCGACAGCCTGGGACAGATTCCCGATGTGCTGGCGCTGTATGATATCCGTATTGCCCGCCACATAACCGGTCGTAATACCCTGCACCAGCGCAAGTTGCCGCTGCCCAAGAACACCCAGATGCTGATCCTGCTTACCGATTTTCTTGGTCATAATGCCATGCGGCATTATCGCGATACGGCGGCTGCCCACGGCATTCCGGTGCTGGCCTGCCGCCGTTCCGCTACCGCGGTGGCTGAGCGTTTGCGCCACGATGGCTGGCAGCCGGCCTGA
- a CDS encoding SlyX family protein translates to MNTEDRLNELEVKIAFQDDLLDSLNSTIARQQQQIDLLQQQLRLVYQQFKAAQPDSGNSGGSLRDEIPPHY, encoded by the coding sequence ATGAATACCGAAGACCGCCTGAATGAACTGGAAGTGAAAATCGCCTTCCAGGACGACCTGCTCGACAGCCTCAACAGCACCATTGCCCGCCAGCAACAGCAAATCGACTTGCTGCAACAGCAACTGCGCCTGGTGTATCAGCAATTCAAGGCCGCCCAGCCCGATAGCGGCAACAGCGGCGGCTCCCTGCGCGACGAAATACCGCCGCATTACTGA